The Juglans regia cultivar Chandler chromosome 10, Walnut 2.0, whole genome shotgun sequence genome includes the window tttgtccaaaaccgaaccCGTTACACCCCTAAGTGCAATTGCGCATCCCCCCTCTAGCAGCCCAATCCCTTCGACGCCTCCGTCGCATCCTCCAGTCCCTCCATCGGCAGTCGCACAGCTCACcccctactctctctctctctctctctctctctctctctctctctctctctctctctctctctctctctctctctctctctctctccaatatTTCTTCAATATGTTTAGCATCATTAGATgcttttgaatggaaaatatatttttaaactttaacaATATGTTTAGCATCGTTACCgagatttcttttattttcgtttttCCTTTTGTTACTATGTCGTCtccttttaactttaatttgatataaattaGTGTGGCAAAGACTTAcagaaaaatgttttctttttgctaTTGATAATTTGTTCGTGGGGTTGATTAGATTCCTGGGAAGTGCATGTTTTTTAATCCGGGAGAGAGCGTGAAAGATGGCAAAAATCATTGAAGAGGTATATTAGTGATTCATTATACATTATTTTCCCTACTTATTTGCCTAGATTTTGGTGGGGAATTCTTCATACCATGCGGCATTTGTTGTTTATCACTATCTATTAAAATTCTCAGAAAATTCCATGGCTAAAGGCTAAGAATCTATGCTTAGTTTTACAAGATTCATCGGGTTAATGGGTTAATGGCCGTTGCTCTTCACATACTCCAGCGCTTGAGATAGGCTCATTAGTCATTCCATGCTTTTTCATTAGATAGGCAACAACAATGGTCACACTGAAACCCAAACATGCAAAACCTAAGCTTCAAGTAATTAACTATAGCTTTTGAGAAAGGTGAAAGTTCAAACACGATCACAGACCAAGTATAAATCAATTCTTTGTACATAATATGCTTTCAAAGAAAGACAAGGAATAGAAATGATACGATTTTGGAATATGAGTTCTTGCATATGAGATGTTGTACTTATATCTTGAACTTGATTGTTCGGAATGGgttgaaagaatatgatcaaTCGATTGCATAAATTAGAGGGGCTATGAAGTATGTGAAATCATCTCCACAAATGTAGAACACATTTAAGCAATGTTGTGATAGTGAAGATATTACTTGTAAAAGTAGTGTATGTTTAAATGTAGCAACTCGTTAGAACTTcacttatatgatgttggatagggctgaaaagtttcaaaaaacATTTCAACGGCTAGAGGATGAAGATTCGGGATATGTTAAGAGCATTAGGGAGAATAAtagtgaagatgatgatgatggtgttagTGAGTTGGGTAAAGGAGGGGCATCCAAGTTAAGGCCTCCAACCATAGATGATTGGAATAATAATAGGTTGTTTGTAAAATTTCTAAAACCTTTTTACAATGCAACCTTGCGTTTTTCGGGGGCCAATTCTGTCACTTGCaactattttgtatttgaactAGCGACAATTCAAGGTGCAATTAATTTGGAGTGTATGGAATGACCTCATAAATTGAGGACAATGACATCTAGTATAAAATCTAAATGTGAGAAGTattgaataaattttaaaaaaaatgaatcttttaTTGTATGTTGGGTTGGTTCTTGATCCTTGGTATAAAATGTGTTgtttagcatttatttttaaaggaatATATGAGAATAATAGTTCGAAAGTTCTTATGTTGATGAATCGGGTTAAAGATGCCTTAACTAGTTTCTACGATAGTTATTGTGAAAATGACATGAGTGATGTTGGGTCACAAGATCAAACTATGAGCCCATCAAGCGAGGGAGGAGCTAGTACTACAAGTTCAATTGCTGGGGTAGGTCAAGGTGATTTCAGATCATTTATCCGTGCAAAAATTAGAAGCATTTGGAGATGGAGAACTCTTTGGAGagtaaatatgaatttgagaggtatttatctgaaaaatgtgaagaagatgatgcaaAATTTAacttgttgacttggtggaaggtTAACTCTATTAGATACCACGTGCTTTCAAGAATTACGTTGAATGTTTTTGTAGTTCCGATATCTATAGTAGTCTCTAAGTTGGCTTTTAGCACAACAGGTCGAGTACTTTATCATTTCCACATTAGCCTATCTCCACTTATAGTAGAAATActttgtacacaaaattggttTCGTTTTTCTTCTACCCCGATTAACATTTGTATTTTAATGGATGATGTTgaggaatttgagaaattttatacatgtatgtagcattattcacattttatttaattgtctCTAAAGTGTATATCATAttagtaatttgttttaattattatgtttattattattatttttcctttcatataGAGTTCATGAAAGATCTAGGAAGTTCTTCAAGACCTGCTTTTTTGGTTGGAgattattaaatttaaggtaGGTAAACTTGTATAACATGtttcctcaaattttttttttcatttaatgtaattactaactttttgttggaattaactgcttaatttattttcatacaattgcAATGTTTGTTGAATGGATTATTAGAGTTGGTGGCTTGGTGCATGGCTGTTTGTTCTAGttgtaaagttttttattgGATGTTCTTGTAATTTGGACTTCTAATTTAGATTTGTAATTTGGACTTATAATTTGTTACACTTTTGGACTTGCAGTTTGTTGGACTTTTAGACTTGTAATTTAGACAGTTGGTATttgaacttgtaatttgttagatttttagacttttaatttagacttttggacttattttattctataacagatttttttttttttattgcagattttttttttccagtttttgtagtagttatatttatagtcttgtaacagattttttttaataaaacagatttttgtgaaatagtttttagtaaagcagatttagtaaatcatatttttttaataaagcaaATTGTTGTAATAGTAACAGATTTTGGAATAGAAgcataaaacaaatttttttaaagcagttttttttaacagattttttttttttttttttacaaatttacattttattaaaacaaaaaaaaatggactGACCGGACCGGAACTAGTAAAATCAGATGTATCGATTTTGGAGGGTAACTAGTGTGTAAtcggtttttaaaaatataaaaccgatacatactggttcgatcttaaattttgtctaaacCTGGACCAAACCGATTACATCCCTAATCAAGGGCAATTGACTGGGTTTAGGCTTCGTATGGGCTAGGATTTTATCccttccaattttattttttcttttatagcaaCCAACAAGAAGCTTTGCACTTGAGCCTCAAGGACCATGTCTGTTAATGTCAAAAATTACACAAcagaccaaaaagaaaaaaagagtcaTCCCCAACCCATGAGATTCGAGTTTTAATATAGTGTTTGTCGCGTTTAtccataatataaaaaaaaataagcgaataaaaataaataaatagaaacacAGAGATTTATGTAGTTCGGCATAATGCCTATGCCACAGATTATTTGGAggcgaaatccactataatggaTTATTTTACAATCTCACATAACTTCACATATCTTACAgtataataaagaaatttagGAAATATCGTTTAGAGTTGTAGTGGAGTTTAGCTTAGGGAGCTTCTATAGAGAGTCTATGGAGAGTTCGTCGATTTTGTGAgagatttctttatatatatagaagtccAACTTaccttataaaattttttcctattaaaaatagaagaagaagaaggaggatttgagagagagattctaATATGAAAGAGGGATTTGTGAATGAAACAAAGCAACGAGGACCGATCTTTGAAAATGACATCtcccattattttattaatcaaccaTTGCAAGTTTATTGtttaaagagatttttttaagtctagtttatttttacagataagataagataagataaaatgagatgaattgagattatagttaaaaattaaataaaatattgttagaatatatttttttaatattatttttatttaaaaaatttaaattatttattttattttatataaaaatttaataaaattgtaatgatgagatgatatgagattagttataaaaacaaacaaagcatGCTGCTAATAAACATCTTTGAACTTGCAAGTTCCAAGAAATTCAACCAATTCCATCTCTTCTATGAACTCAAGTTTATGCCATAAATTGATTTCTTGtccctctacttttttttttttttaatagccacctccatctcgcTAAACCTGATAAAATTTACGCTTGCACCATTTCATAGAAGAATAaagaatacaaaaataaataaaggttaCAAAATTGGGTATTCTCTAGCACACGGTATGAGTAATGCTCTATATTATACaatcattctatttttattttattatgtaagatgtgatatatttatcataaatGATCATtctataatgataaatatgttatatcttaaatagtatgatcaaaatGAGATGATTATATAGTGTATAAAACTTTTCATTCTCTAGCATACGATATTCGTCcctattttgaaagaaaaaatggttttgtactttatttttgttctaaaaaACTAATCGAAACACCAATAGTGGATTGAAGTCATCCCAATGGGCCAATACCCTTCACTCGACAGATTTTAGTgcacattcataaaaaaaaagtaagaaaaaaccATTCGGGAAACTGAAAAGGCAAGCAAACGCAAATCAATATGGTATCCTTGTCTTAGCAACCATATGATACAGTACAGTATCCCTAAAAAATAGAATTCCACTGTTCTGGGACGCAGACCCAGCTCGTTGCTGGGATTCATCCGCAGAGAAAGAACAGAGACAGAGTGTCAGAGCTATTCAATACGCGGAGAAGATTTATTAGACGCAACCGCACCCAAAATCTCAATCTGGATCATTCTCAACTGCATTCTTCGTTGAAGCTTTCTTTACGTGTTCTTGACATTTTGCTTATTTTTCCAACACAAACTTATTATCGGCTCTGTTTCTGACAGAACTTGTTGGTGTCTGTGTCTTCGTTATTAAGATTCTATTTTCCTATTGTGGTCTCTGACATATTGTTAACTCTGAGGTCCTTAGTGGGTGCCAGAACCATGCTGAGCTCTTTTTGGATCTGCTAGCGTGATTTGGGGATGGGTCTGTGTTCGGAGCCCTGCCATTGGTACAGAACCAAGCATGTCTCTTTATAGTCATCTCTTTTGTATTCTAGCATCTCTTTTCTTCCTAGTATTTGGAATATCTGATGCACAAAAGGATGTACTCTGGCTAGCTTCAGCTTCTGCTAGTTAAGTTCCGggttagagagggagagaaaaaggaaaaaaaatgggatcTGGCAATGGAATAGTTCAGTTTGGATGCAAAGTGGCTGGTCGATCCTAAGCAACTTCTTTTAGGGCCTAAGATTGGAGAGGGTGCGCGTGCCAAAGTGTACAAAGGACAGTAAGTCAACTTGGGTACTCTGTTTTCTTATGTCCAAATTCTTCTCTCTTAATCATTTAATTCATCATTAGAGATACTTTTTGGCCGGGATAAAGAACCTCATAACGTTTATTGCTGCTGTTATGCAGCAAAAGTTTCAGCCTTGGCCTTTCGGAATTGCGATACTTACTTTTTTGTGCATGTTTATAACTCTGTAGTTGTTGCCGCAGTGAATCAGATGCTTTAATCCGTGGTGTATTGTTGTGTGCAGTTATTTCCTTATTTAATTTGctggaatctctctctctctctctctctctctctctctcttatagaTAGAAAAATCAGACTGTGGCTATTAAAGTTGTACATAGAGGGAACACCCCAGAAAAGATTGCCAAGAGAGAAGCACGGTTTGCTAGAGAGGTTGCAATGTTATCCAGAGTTCAACACAAGAATCTAGTGAAGGTTGTTTGATAAGCTCATAGGGAATGATGTTTCCTTATTTAAGTGTATGATACTATTTATCTGGATTTGACATTTGGCAATTAGGATTATCAGTTCATTGTTAGTGATCATATCTTACATGGAAACCATTGAAGTGGGCGTGTATGCCATATCTAATACGGCTATATCTCTCTGTGTTATCAGTTTATTGGGGCTTGCATGGATCCTGTCATGGTGATAGTGACCGAGCTTCTATTGGGTGGGACATTGCGCAAGTACTTGCTGAGCCTGAATATGCGGCCAAGGTGCTTGGATATGCATGTGGTGGTTGGGTTTGCACTTGATATTGTTCGTGCAATGGAATGCTTACACTCCCATCGGATCATTCACCGAGATCTGAAACCTGGTATGATTATATTACTTTTTTGGTAGGATTGTTAAGCATTCCAAGTTTAAAGTAGCATTGTGTGATAAATGGAAAGTTAACAGCTACGTTTTGTGAGATTTCTAGTTTCTGTTGGTTGCACTGCATTTGGTCTTACCATGCTTATAAAAGATTAGGATCAAGGATGGAATATTCGATTAGTGGGAAGCATGTCAACTGCATactaattcatttatttttcaaccTATCAGAAGGGTTCATGATGCTGTTGCATAACATGGTTAACGTTTTGCTCTTACGGTTTGCATCTCCATTTTCACCAGGTCAATAGCTGTAGTTAAAATTTGTGCTTTCCAATTACTGACAATATCAGGAAGAGTCTTGAGTCTTGGAACACTTATTCAAGCGGGATTATATATTTAGTGTATGTGTGATTTCGCACCCACTACCTGTTCTTCTCTCCCTGTGCATACTGTTGAGAGATGTGGTTCTTTGCATGTACGTGACAATGATTTGCTAGATATTGTTCCCAGGATGGTTGTTAAAGAGGAACAAGAAGGAGAAATTAGAACAAGAGAATTAAGATAGTATATTGGCAGTATTCAACATGGAGTCCAACTTTCAAATCAATTACAGAGATATGCTTGAAGAtctcaaaatttcatatgtttgCACTAAAAAGGAACAAATTGAGGCCAATGTAATTCGAGGAACTCTTTTTCTCGTATTAGCTACTCTATGATAGACATTGGTGTACATGAAGAAACTGGTTGACTCTTATCTGTGTGATGTCTAAAGGcatgaaaatgtatattttcaaTTAGCGTTAAAAGTAGACTCAAagtttggtttggatattggGATCTAGTGGGAGTCTTCTCGTTGTGTGGTAGAATAAGACTAGGATCATTGAAGGCATAGCTTGGTGTTTGTCCTAGTTCATATTTCCTTCCTTGTTGCTGGATCTCACATCTTATCTTCTTTGGTGGGCTGTTTCTTAAAAGAAAGTCTCATGTCTCCCAGTTGGTTTAGGATAACATTGCATCTGTCAAATTCAGTTCCTTGTCTCATTATTTAGTTTTGGGTTGTGCGTATTGTAACAAATGACTGAATGATTTTTAGTTGTTCATAGTATGATGGTTTGAGGATTATTCATTATAAACAGAGTGAactttgagattttattttgaagatgaatatgGTATATGAGATCCTAGCTAACATTTTAAGCTGAAACAATTTTAAGCCCTATCTCTTAAGTTCTATTTACATAAATAAGGTGTAGCTGCTTCCTGAGGAATCTAGTATTAAACAAAATTCTGATGATCTCGAAGGCCTCGTTTGtgtgattagatgatatgagatgagatgagatgagattaaagttaaaaagttgaataaagtattgttaaaatatattttttaatattatttttgttttagaatttgaaaaaaatgaattgtttattttattttgtattgaaagttgaaaaaattatactgATTAGATGAGATCAgatgttttcaaaaaacaaatcagTTTTCTTGACATATGGAGGACTGTGTTGGAATCGATGTTACAGTCAAAAGTTTCTTACTCCATTCACACTGGTTTCAGTTTGTATGCAAGAAATCTTGCAGTGTATGTAATGACTGTTAACATGCCTCAAGTGCTAAAATGACTATGTATAATGATGGCCACACATTGCAAAACGTGTTCTTTTCAACTTATGGGCAATAATGCCGGATCAGATATAATCACTTGCCACTTACTTCCGGGAAAAAGTGAGTCATGCAAGCCCAAAATAGATTTACTAAACAAAATTAATCGCCGTTGCCGGGGATCGAACCCGGGTCACCCGCGTGACAGGCGGGAATACTTACCACTATACTACAACGACTTGTTAATGGTGTTcttctaattataaaaattaaaacaaaatattttaatccttctgggaaaagaaaacaataaaatagcAGTCTCTCGCTGTGGCGTGACCGCGTCGTTAACAGTAGCTTCAAATTATGTTTTGGGCACATTTACGCGGTTTACACTTTGGAGGGACCCGCATTTTTCGGATTTTGtcactatatatttttaaaaaaaaaactttttgtgtATTTGTCACAAATGAGTGTTAAGTTATGACGGGATCtagtttagatttagagatgaattgtgaTAGTTAcagatgaattaaataaaatattatttttaatattattaatattttataatttgaaagaatttaattatttattatattttatatagaaatttaaaaaaattataatgatgagataaaatgagttaaggtgacttataaattcaaataaattttttattatttaaataatttgaaaaaatatataacccCCTCCCAAATTGAGTCTATAATAACTACAAATATATGATAAGATGCATAAAATTAGCTCAATTAAACTCAAATTAAATGAGTtgtgtataaatataaaaattataatcgaATATTAAAAGATACAATTCATCTACTTGAATCGATTCATTTAACTTTgtgattattattgtttatagtaaaaatatatgttttccTATAAGGAGATTTtaatcatatacaaatataagaggaaattatatttttaatacaatatgtgtttaaattattatgaatataattattgatatatatatatatgcgcacaCACatctataaattatatactgtcaaaaatgcaaatatatttttttattataaaatattaataatatagtttatcaaaattaaataactaCTATtagtaaatatgaaatataattcGATTATAAATTTGATTTGAGATTAACTTACGCTCGAATATTAATTAAACGAATAAAACTTGGCTACTACTAGTAGATTGGACTTTACTTATTTGTATTTGTACTTCAAATTATCGCCCAATTTATAATCATGGCTATAATTATAAAAGCTTTTAgtcttgataaaaaaaaaattaaaaaatatatatatccaccgCATAGATTCCAACCCATAAGAATACCGTAGTAATTACTAGTTTAAGTCATATTTggaattaatttgtattaaggttgtgtttggatgtttaagtgagttgagttgaattgagttgagttgagatgataaaatattgttagaatattattttttaatattattattattttgaaatttaaaaaagttgaattattaatatattttgtattgggatttgaaaaatttgtaatgatgagttgagatgagtttgagatccaaactaataataataaaaatataatattaaaatattgaataataataaatagtaataaaaagtaataataaataatagtaaggtATTCTGAGTATACTCTCAATACCCAAACTAGGTCTGAAGGATTagataatgagttaagatgagatgaattgagacgaaagttgaaaattaaggTGTTGTTTGTATAATAAGttgtgatgaaatgattttagatgagtttagtaaaatattgttacaatattattttttaatattattattattttgagatttaaaaaaattgaattgtttattatattttatatgaaaatttaagaaaattgtaatgacgaaatgagttgagatcacttttcaatatatattgggcttaaatgaaatattattttttaatatttttattatttaaaaatttaaaaaaattagattattatgtgaattgagattaaggagaggtttggattcaaaacccacctcaactcatctcatctcatcattacaattttttcaaattatcacacaaaatataataaacaattcaactttttcaaatcctaaaataacttttccaaacttccacactaaatataataaataattcaatttttattctactattcacaaaccatctcaatccatctcaactcatttctgaatccaaatctCTCATAAGAGATGTTTAGATtcaaagatgacttgagatgagttgagattgattgtaaatagtagtgagatgagttatgaatagtaataaaatttgtaagttaaagttattgaatagtaataaatagtaatgagatgagttgagataaattatgaatagtaacCGAGAGACGTGGAAGGACACGCAGACGTGTTTTGTGAAACAGAGCAAAGGGTAGAAAAGGTAATACGAAAGAAGCAGCTTGCGGAGCAAGGAAGTCCTCCATGTCCCCACCGAAATGACACTCGAATCGGGCCTCGAGAGTCGAGACTCCAACGTCTCGACATTCTTCTTCGACAAGAAGCTGTGCTCCGACTCCGAACCTACCGCCTCGGTCAACGGTGGGCCATGCTAAGACGACGAAACCTGAGGTTCGGAACTTCGTCTTAGGAAGATTCCGGACCGGACCTCAGGCTCGCTTCACGAGCCTCTCATAATAGCTCCAAGGCTGGGTTTTCCCGCTCATTCACACGCCCCCACTGATAACTTAGTCCAGTGGACAAGCAGGGAGGGGAAAGCTCAAAATCACACCACCGCTCCCCACTCCCCActccccactctctctctctctctctctctcgtttatGGTTTGGCTCAGCATCGTCTAGGTCTTAAAGAACATGGCGAGGTAAGCGTAAAATCATTTGCgaaatgaataaagaaagaagtaAACTAACTCTTTTAAGTTTACACGTTTGGTGTTGGTATGACGCGAATACGAATCGATATTCGTTTCTTTTTTCTGTCTCTattgatttcaaattttgcaTCTGGGGTTTGACCGGTTGTTCCTtacatattttttcaatctttttgttattatttttttcacaagaaGTGATAAATTGATGCACTTTggaagaattattttttcttctcctgcATTGAGTTGGGAGAACCCACATTTCTGGGAAGATTCTCTTGCTAGATTTCTATCTCCTGAGAGTTACCCATTTGGTCCCAAATGCAGTTCTGAAGGGGGTGGCACGTTAAAGTTTGTGTCTTGTGGTTGGAGGCAGCATTAAAgtctctttctttcctttaatattttgattCCTAAACAGATATTCGGATGCACCTTAATTGACCCATTTCCGGTCTTTTCCTCTGTACCCCTCTAACGGGGGCCTTGTCTTGGGCGCTGATATCCGATTCTGAACTTAAACTCTCGTCCTACTCCTGAATGTATCAGTTTGGGAATTGTTGTAGTGTTTTGGACGACCATGTGTTTTTCTTGGACAAAATCTGGCATTAAAAGAAACTTATTGAATAGGAACGACCGTATAAagtattagttaatattaaaaCCTCACTTAAGATTTAACAACTGCCATTCATTAGAAAGGGGAAAAAGCAATTACTGATGATTGAAATTTGTCTATATGGGAAGTAACAACGAGTTATAGAAGTAATGGCATTCCCATCTTTCATTGTGCGGATATCTCTTATGCTCGTCTATTAACGAAAGAGTATTTCTGTCGTAAATCTGATCAAGGAAAGGAAAGCAGGCTTTAAAACTTGTACtttttttcattgaaaatgCAAATATTGTCAAAGCATTGTTTCCTGTATGCCTTTTCCATTAGAATCAGCTTTAATTAGGTAGTGGTATGCATCCTAAGATATCTTGTCTAAGCTTCAAGTGAATGGAAAAACAGGTTCAGAAAAATTACTGGAACTTGTGGAATCCTATTAATATTCAATTTTGTTAAGTGTTCATTTCGGAGTGCCTTTAGAATCTGTTCAATCATTTCTCAAGGTTTTCCAAGAAGTATTAGCGTCTATTGTTTTACTCTACTTGGTTCTCTAGTGTTGAGTCATATGTGATACTTTATGCACTACTGCAATGATATTCTGCTTGTTTGTTCTTTGCCCACACGTGCTTCTTGCTTCTGTTGCTTATTCTTGGAATTTTAGCATGTTGCTGCGAATCCTTCCTCTGCTTATTGCTATAAGATGTCTCATAATCAAATTCTAAGCCTATCGGATATCATTCCTGTAGGACTTGGCTAATCAACAGCAGAGGATTGGCAACGAAAGTAAGAAGTGCTACATGCTCTCCGGCTCATCAAATTAAAGACTGTGGAGCGAATCGGGAATGCCCCAAATGCCATTATCGTATTGATAACAGTGATGTAAGTTTGAAAGCATTTCTTCAGCTTTCATAAAATTACCTCACCACAACATTTTACCCTAAATATGCACAGAATTTTGGCTTTAATTTGCTTTGAAAACTATCTGCATGGTTATTATAGACATTGAACGTTGTTTACTTTATATCTTCCCTTTAGCATCTATGAACTGTATGTATCACATGGGTTtacctccctccctctctcgctctctctctctctctctctctctcacacacacacacacacacacactcacagtACAGGAACATTCACCATCTTTATATAGGAAACTTGTAAAACCAGTTTTGTAATATTACTTTGCCTGCATCTTGGTGACATCACTGCCTGTCCTGTGCAGGTTTCTACTGAATGGCCTGGCCTGCCTCTTGGTGTGAAGTTTGACCCTTCTGATGCAGAGCTCTTAGAACATTTAGCTGCGAAGTGTGGTGCTGGAAACTCAAAGGAACACTTGTTTATTGatgagttcatcccaacacttaatgaGGACCAAGGAATTTGCTACACCCATCCAGAAAACTTTCCAGGTGAGGGAGCTCCCCACCTTATAAATCCTATAATATTTTAACGTTTTccccatttttattttatgccaATAGAAAAGAAAGCACTTTCCCCAATTTTGCTCTCTCATTGGTCTATTAATGGCAGCGTATTGGCTGAAAATGTGCAAAATGGTGTCAGTAGACCAAATTAGATTGATATCCGTggaaaattttatctttattgaGAATAAGAAAAGCTTTTGATTCTAGAGGAAAAGGAACAACtcaagagattaaaaaaaggaCGTATAAAAGTGCGCAACTCTGTGACTGGGTGAATCAAACCATGGTATATTGttatgctctttttttttttttcgccttTTCAGGGGCTAAGAGAGACGGAAGTAGTGTCCATTTCTTTCACAGAACAATGAATGCATATGCTTCTGGCCATCGGAAACGCCGCAAGATTCATAGTCAACATGGTTTGACCATGGAGCATGTCCGCTGGCACAAGACAGGTAAGACCAAACCCGTGATGGAAAATGGACTGCAGAAGGGCTTTAAGAAAATCATGGTGCTGTATAAAAGTTCAAAGAAGGGGTCCAAGCCAGATAAGTTCAATTGGGTGATGCATCAGTATCACCTGgggactgaagaagaagagaaggaaggggaATTTGtggtttcaaaaattttctatCAACAGCCAAAGCAGAGTGACAATAATGATAGCGGCCCAGTAGTTGAGGATTCTGATACTATGACTCTGCAAAATACTCCTAGGACTCCGAAAGTAAATCCTCCTAATCCACCTCGCCCCGGGAAATCTGTTCTGAGGGATGATGTTGCTGACAGTAACTTACTCCTGTCCTCTGCCCAGGTAGGTAGCAACTTCTGTAATATACTTGGATGTAA containing:
- the LOC109005629 gene encoding serine/threonine/tyrosine-protein kinase HT1-like, with amino-acid sequence MLSRVQHKNLVKFIGACMDPVMVIVTELLLGGTLRKYLLSLNMRPRCLDMHVVVGFALDIVRAMECLHSHRIIHRDLKPGWLLKRNKKEKLEQEN
- the LOC109005630 gene encoding SUPPRESSOR OF GAMMA RESPONSE 1-like, whose amino-acid sequence is MARTWLINSRGLATKVRSATCSPAHQIKDCGANRECPKCHYRIDNSDVSTEWPGLPLGVKFDPSDAELLEHLAAKCGAGNSKEHLFIDEFIPTLNEDQGICYTHPENFPGAKRDGSSVHFFHRTMNAYASGHRKRRKIHSQHGLTMEHVRWHKTGKTKPVMENGLQKGFKKIMVLYKSSKKGSKPDKFNWVMHQYHLGTEEEEKEGEFVVSKIFYQQPKQSDNNDSGPVVEDSDTMTLQNTPRTPKVNPPNPPRPGKSVLRDDVADSNLLLSSAQEAEYVSEAPLAPPPDSKTEDYMEYPSWLAGESQAFDNSDLNCMDDLLLCKEVFDSCAPSGTNHTSYTDLFSNRIEASGNNNVSPGIADLANIELDTPPDFSLSDLQFGSQDSVLSWLYR